The following DNA comes from Haloarchaeobius salinus.
CGAAACGGTTGATGGAGGAAGGACTGGGGAGCGTTCCAACCGATCTTCTGATTACCACTAGACGTCGCTTTCGTAAACATTCATAGACATTTCCCAGTTGACCAACTGATCCATCGTGAATGCGAGTTCTGTGATCCCGTCTTTGATGACTTCACCGGCGAAATCGAAGGTCTGGTACCCTATCGAACTTCGACTTTATCGTTGGACGCTCATCCGTAGCAGTGAGTACCTCCTTGTGAGTAGAGTTCATATGTGGTCTCAAAATAGTCAGCAGAGAAAGCGCGAACGAGGTCTATCTGCCTGACGGAGACGATCGTCTGGAGTATCTCCGTGATCAGGCCACTGTAAAATTGCACGGATATGATGCCGGTTTGGTAGAGTACTGGTAGAACAGTTGAACGGATCAGAAACTTTCAGGTAGAGTGGTTCCACTCACCTCAGCGTGATTGTGCAAACATGCAAAAAACACCAATTAAAAGCCCTCTGATTCACGCTTTGGCAGTTATAAGCTAAATTGCGGTCCTATAGTCGAAGGCCTCGGCACTCATAGGGCTCGTCACCGCCGGGAGCCACCCCGGCTCGGAGCGGGTGCATCGTCATCGGCCACCCAGGGCTACACCACCGGCGGAAAAGAGCGTTCTCACTCGTCTCGGCGGCGGGCGATGTACACGTCGTACTGCGGGGTGTCGGCGACGGGCGAGCCGACGCTGCTCAGGGGATTCGTCACGCGCCCGGCGTTCTCGCTGCCGACGAAGACGACGCTGGCGTCGACCTCGGCGGCGACCTCGCGCACCCGGCGGGCCACGTCGGTCGTCTCGCTTGCGACGGGTTCGACGTTCTCGATGAGCTCGCAGCGGAACTCGGCCTCGGGCGCGAGGTCGCGCACACGCTGGCGGAGCTTGCGCTCGATGACGCCCACGTCGAAGGTGTCCTCGGGGTCGAGCCAGCCGCGCTCGCGTGCGTACTCGGAATCGTCGGGGACGACGGTGAGGACGACCAGCTGTTCGCCACGGAAGGTCGCGAACTCGGTTGCGCGCTCGAGTGCGGTGGCCGAGAGCGCGGAGCCATCGAACGGGACGAGAAGGGTCATGAGCGATGCTATCGCCCCCGGCGACAATACGCTTTCCCCCGGTTCAGAGTCCGGTCGGCACGTCGAAGAACGCCGTTTCGATCTCCGCGTCCCACGTCTCGACCCAGTCCTGCAGGTTCCGGACGCCGAAGGTCTCCGTGGCGTAGTGGCCGGCGAGGAAGACGTTCAGCCCGGCCTCGCGGGCCTCGTGGTAGGTCTTCTGCTTCCCCTCGCCCATCACGAGTGCGTCGACGCCCTTCGCGCCGGCCTCGGGGACGTAGTCGGAGCCGTCGCCGGTGGCGATGGCCACGTCGCCGATCTCGTCCGGGCCGAAGTCGATGGTCCGGACGGGCTGGCCGCCGGTCGAGAGCTCGCCGGCGAGCGTCTCGCGCAGCTCGTCGACGGTGAACGTGTCGCTGGTGCGGCCCCGCTGGCCGACGTGCTCCGGGCCGACCTCGCCGAAGGGCTCGCGCGCTTCGAGGCCGAGCAGATCCGCGAGTCCGGCGGCGTTGCCGAGCTCCGGATGGGAGTCGAGCGGCAGGTGCGAGACGTACAGCGCCACGTCGTGCTCGACGAGCGGTGCGACGCGGCCGTACGTCCGCCCGGTGATGCGCTCGATGCCGCCCCAGGAGATGCCGTGGTGGACGACGAGCGCGTCCGCTCCCCAGTCGGCCGCCCGCTCGAACGTCTGTTTCACGCCATCCGTGCAGAAGGCGACGCGCTCGACGGCTCCCCGTTCGGGCCCGACCTGGAGCCCGTTCGCGCTGGCGTCGAGGTCGGCGAAGTCCGCCGTCCTGAGCTCGTCGTCGAGTCGCCCGCAGAACTCGGTGAGTCGCATGCCCGGACCGACGACCGCCGCCGAGAAAGACCCTGCGCTCCCGGGATAGTTACGGCTCCCGCGCTGGCGAGCAGGCACCACTCCCCTCCCGACGGCGACGTGGTACACACCCGCTGCCCGCCGTCGGACTGACATCAGGTCACGCGGGGTCTGGCCGCGGGATGTGGTTTAAACGATTGCACAACCGCCGTGGCGCGCGGCAGGCGAGACTGCGCGAGCGGTGCGCGGTTTGGAGTGAGCGCGAGCGAGCGAGAACCGCGACTGCGAACGGGGAGCCTGCGACCCGTGAGCGAAGCGAGCGTGTCGAGCCATCCGTGCGAGGGACGAGAAGCGTGGTTCGAGAGAGCGGAGCGAGCATCGGTCACGAAACGCGTGCGTTTCGTGAGCCCGCCGGAACTCTCTGATTTCCGGAGATGCAGGAGGGTGGTGGGGTGTGAGGTGCGGTGCGGTCGCGGTGGGTGGGGATTTCTGGCTGTTCGCGGTACCAGAGGTTGCCACGACTGCCGTACACGAACCGACTGTCACAGCACATCCAACCACTGGCCGCCGTAACGGTTACCTACGCACCGACCGACTTCCGGGGTATGGAACGGTTGCCGACGGGGATCTCCCGGCTGGACTCGATGATCGGCGGTGGCGCGCCACCTGGGAGCGTCGTGTTGCTCGCGGGCGAGGTGGGTGCCGGTGCGCGGGAGTTCGTCTACACGAGCGTCGCGATGAACGGACTGAAGGAGTCGGACCAGGAGCTGTTCGATTTGTACTACGGGAACGCACACGACGACGCGCGATTCCCGGAGGAGGTGCACTACATCTCCTTTACGGCCGACAGCAACGCACTGCTGGAGGAGATGCGCTACGTGATGGACGACGAGCTGGTCGACGCCGGGACGGAGCACGTCGAGTTCGCCGACCTGTCGAGCCAGTACTTCCAGCTGTCGCAGGTGCCCCGCGAGTGGTACTCGAACGCGACGCCGGACATCGGCTCGCTGGGCGACCGGGACCGCCGGGGGACGCTCAACGCCGTCGGGGAGTACCTGAACGAGCACGGGGCGGGCAACCTCGTCGTGATCGACTCGGTGACGGACCTGCTGAGTGCGGCCGAGGAGCAGATGGACTGGAACCAGATCACCCTGCTGATGAAGGGGTTGAAGAAGGCCTCGTACCGGTGGGGCGGGCTGGTACTCCTGCTGGTGAACACGGAGGCGCTGTCGGACCAGCACCTCGGGCGACTGATGGACGCGACGGACGGGACGCTGCTGTTCGAGTGGGAGTCCGGTGGCTCCGAGCGGGCACGCACCCTCGTCGTCAAGCAGTTCCGGGGGGTGCTCTCGCGACTGGAGGACGAGGACATCATCCAGTTCGAGACGGAGATTCACGACGGTGGGTTCGACATCAGCGACGTGCGCAAAATCCGTTGAGGGCCGCCGCTTCGTCTGCAACAAGCCTTAAGCGTTTCCCAGCCGAACTCCGCACGAATGGCGAGCGAGGAGCACGTCGACCTATCCGTGCAGCTACCGCCGGAACTGGGGGAGTGGCTGCACGAGCAGGCGAGCGAGCAGGACGTCCCGCCGGAGGCGTTGCTGGAGCAGCTCCTGTCCGCGTACCGGACGGTCTCGTCGGCGAACGAGGTCGATGCGTACGATCTCTCGTCGCTGCTCGAGGACCGGAGTGGGGAGCTGGACGAACGCCTCGAGCAGCAACGCGAGGAGTACACCGACCTGATCCAGGACGTCCGGGAGCGCGTCATCCAGGTAAAACACGAGACAGACGGGAAGGCTCCGGCGGAGCACAGCCACGAGGAGCTCCTCGCTCGACTCGACGAGCTGGCGACGACGGTCGAGCGACTCGGCGGGGTCCGGAGCGACCTCGACGACCTCGACGACGCGGTCGCGGAGCTCTCCGCGGAGCTCGACGCCGGCTTCGAGAACTACGAGACCATCCTGCGGTACCTGAGCGACACCACCGACGACCTCGACACGAAGCTGACGAAGCTCGCGCGCCTGACCGTCGACCTCCGCGAGGAGACGCTCCGGCTGGCCGCCGCCGAGGCACGGCGGTCGTCGGTCGACACGCTGCGGCTCGCGGCCAACCGCGAGGGCATCGAGCGCGCGAAGTGCGAGGAGTGCGCCGCGACGGTCCGAATCGCGCTGCTGACCGAGCCTGCGTGCCCCCACTGTGCGAGCTCGTTCACCGACGTACAGGCCGACGACTCGTTCGGGCCGTTCGGGTCGAACCGGCTGCTCACGGGTGACGCGCCGGCGCTGCCCGAGAGCGCCGAGCCCGACCTCGACGAGGAGCTAGACGAGACGTTCTTCGAGGACGACGACCGGTCTGCCCCGGACATCGAGGAGAGAGAATGACAGAGGACGACCACGACCCGCTCGACGACCTCGTCGACGAGATGGTGGACACGGAGTCCGTGCCACCGAGCGACGACGCCGACGGGGACGACGCCGAGACGGACGACGAGGCGACGAGCGAGACCGACGACGCGCCGAGCGTCGGGGACGCGACCCCCGAGATCACCGGGCCGGACGGGGAGTCCCCGCCGGAGCTGGAGGGTGAGACGGCCGGCCCGCTCGGCGAGATGGCCGACGAGTTCGAGCGCCGCCGCGAGGAGACCGAGCCCGACCCGAACGACGACCTGTTCGAGTCCGTCGACGTCGGTGACGTGGACAGCGAGGCGCTCTGGGAGCAGGTGTCGACGGAGGGGCCGACGGCCGAGCCGGAACCCGACGCGCCGGAGGTCCGGACGGTCTCGAAGAGCAAGTACTGCCAGCGCTGCGAGTTCTTCACCGACCCGCCCGAGGTCGGCTGTACGCACGAGGGCACGACCATCCGGAGCGAGGCGAGCATGGACGAGTTCGAGGTGGTCGACTGTCCGAAGATACTCGAGGACGAACGACTCGAACGCACTCGGTAACGAACA
Coding sequences within:
- a CDS encoding universal stress protein: MTLLVPFDGSALSATALERATEFATFRGEQLVVLTVVPDDSEYARERGWLDPEDTFDVGVIERKLRQRVRDLAPEAEFRCELIENVEPVASETTDVARRVREVAAEVDASVVFVGSENAGRVTNPLSSVGSPVADTPQYDVYIARRRDE
- a CDS encoding Nif3-like dinuclear metal center hexameric protein is translated as MRLTEFCGRLDDELRTADFADLDASANGLQVGPERGAVERVAFCTDGVKQTFERAADWGADALVVHHGISWGGIERITGRTYGRVAPLVEHDVALYVSHLPLDSHPELGNAAGLADLLGLEAREPFGEVGPEHVGQRGRTSDTFTVDELRETLAGELSTGGQPVRTIDFGPDEIGDVAIATGDGSDYVPEAGAKGVDALVMGEGKQKTYHEAREAGLNVFLAGHYATETFGVRNLQDWVETWDAEIETAFFDVPTGL
- a CDS encoding RAD55 family ATPase, which translates into the protein MERLPTGISRLDSMIGGGAPPGSVVLLAGEVGAGAREFVYTSVAMNGLKESDQELFDLYYGNAHDDARFPEEVHYISFTADSNALLEEMRYVMDDELVDAGTEHVEFADLSSQYFQLSQVPREWYSNATPDIGSLGDRDRRGTLNAVGEYLNEHGAGNLVVIDSVTDLLSAAEEQMDWNQITLLMKGLKKASYRWGGLVLLLVNTEALSDQHLGRLMDATDGTLLFEWESGGSERARTLVVKQFRGVLSRLEDEDIIQFETEIHDGGFDISDVRKIR